In bacterium, the sequence AGTGGCGAAGGAGATGTAATGGCGCAAGACCTGGAAATGCAAACACGGCCCCCGGAGGACCTGCTGCTCCCGCCGAAAATCACCGGCCTGCGGCTCTTTCTCTGGCGCTTTCAGAATGCGGAGGAGCTGCGCTGGCTCCGCGTGGCCGCCCTGCGCATCGTTTTCGGGATCTGTACCATCGCCCTCTGGGAGTACGTCTCGGGCCGGTGGATCGATGAAAAAGTCATCAGCGCCCCCTCCCTGCTGTTCGAGTCCTTCTTCGACATCGTGGACGCCAACAACCCGGACGGCTCGCTCTGGGTGCACTTTGCCTACACCGTCGAAAACACCTTCTGGGGCTACATTTTTGGCGCAATCGCCGGGATCGCCTTCGGCTTCCTTCTGGCCGAGCTCGAGATCGTCGCACTCGTCATCGAGCCTTTCATCATGGCCTTCAACGGCGTCCCGCGCATCGCCTATGCCCCCCTGTTCATCGCCTGGTTCGGCATCGAGCGCCAACCCAAAATCATCCTGGTCCTGACAATCGTCTTCTTTCTCACCTTCGTCAGTACGTTTTCCGGGATCCGGAGCGTGAGCCGCGATCTGATCA encodes:
- a CDS encoding ABC transporter permease → MAQDLEMQTRPPEDLLLPPKITGLRLFLWRFQNAEELRWLRVAALRIVFGICTIALWEYVSGRWIDEKVISAPSLLFESFFDIVDANNPDGSLWVHFAYTVENTFWGYIFGAIAGIAFGFLLAELEIVALVIEPFIMAFNGVPRIAYAPLFIAWFGIERQPKIILVLTIVFFLTFVSTFSGIRSVSRDLINVARVLGGNKLAILRKVVLPAASPWIFNGLKISIPFGMVGAIVGEYIIADKGLGYLLQRYNNEYFTTGLILIILILMILVVVINQVLNWSEGRVLRWRPSGDVGQETSIPG